The Bacteroidota bacterium genome segment GGAAATGGGACGAATGTCATTCGCCCCTAAAACAAGCAATTCGCCACTCTGCACCTGAAAGACTCCTTTTATCAGGGTTTTGCTGCCCGTTACATAACCCGAAGCGAGAAATTCTGCTTCAGCAAGCTCATCTTTTTCGTGCAAATCACATTCTTTTGCCAGAAAAAGCGCATCATCGGAGACGATATATTTACCGTCTTTCTTAGCATAGAACAAGGGAAACATGCGGATGTGGTCAACGGTCAGAACGATTAGTTCGTTGTAAACACAAACCACGCTGAACATACCGTTGGCATTGACAACGAGATCTTCCAGCGCTGCGACCGTGACGGCATCATTAAAATATTCATGTGTGTGTCTGCTACCGTAAAAGCGACCATCAGGGCTGTACAGCGCTCCTTTGGAAAAACCGTTTGCAGTTTTAGTCCAGCGAAAACCTTTGTTATGTATCAGGTGCAGCCTATGCATTTCGTTTTCTCCTGTGCTTAAGTGCTGCATTCACAAGGCTTCTGCGGTATTTATCGCCGGCAAGGCCAAACAATTTTCTATAAAATGAAGCATGAAAAGGCCACAGCAGCGGAGAAATGCTTTTTAATCCTGTCCCTTTGTTTTGTCCGTCATTAGCGGCATTCGGTGTATTATACAATACATTATACGCCTCTGTTTCCCATTTTTCCTGATAATCCGAGAAATCGCACAAAGCTTTGAACTCCTCGTCAAACGGAACATTGCGGGCTTCTATACAACCTTTATTCCCATCAATTTCAATTGGAAAAAAGTTGAAGAACATCAGTTCTTTTGTAATCGTGAATTTCAGAATAGCCGATTGGCGGGTATTTGCATAGGGTTTGTGTGCTTCAAGGTCGAACACGAAATTCCCGAGCGAATAAAAAATAAGCTTGTCTCCAAAGCGCTCCATGCCCTGTAAGCTGTGCGAATGGTGGCATACCACGGCATCCACGCCCGGAATAGAGGCAATACGTTTCAGAAGCACCCGTTTGGGCGGCGACGGAAAGCTTGTGAATTCCTCGCCCCCGTGAAACACTACAATGATGCGGTTTGCACGAGCCACTGCTTCGGTTACTCTTGTCCCGAGAAGCGCAATATCTTTTTCGGAAAATACGCCTGCCTTCGCTGCAGCAGCCGTCATTCCTTCGTTGTGGCACATCCCGATAAGGGCAACACACAATCCGTTCTTTTCAAGATACACTACGCTCGAGGCTTCCTCAATACGTTTGCCTGCGCCGAAACGCTTTAACGACAGGTGGTCTATCGCGGAAGCGGTATCATCAAAGCCTTTGATTCCTGCATCAAAAATATGATTGTTGGCAAGGCAAAATGTGTTCACACCGCGCTGTGCCAGGTATTCAATGCTGCCTTGCGGCGACGACACCGTCAATGCCGCATCTGCTGAAAGCGGTCCTTCGAGATTGCATACGAAAAAATCGGAAGAGCGCATGAATGCTGACACTTCCGAAGAAAATATTTCTTCACCGCCAACTGTCTTATCGCGGAAAACGCCGTTCAGGCACACATCGCCCGAGAAAGAAAGTTCCAGTTTATTTTCCACGGTACGCATGTTTGGATATGTACAGAAAATAGAACATCAGGACAAGATTAAACAAAAATCCGGTAGCGGAAAAGAGCGCAAGGCATACCAGCGTGCTGCTAAACACTTTATAACCCACATAAAGCGAGGCAAAGCGCATGATAATCAGCATAGAATCATACACCACCATCTGACGCTGTTTATTTAATATGGTAATAATAAATGTGAGGGGCGAATTTAAAAACATCATGAAAAGCCATGGTACCAGCACTTGTGTGTAAATGCCCGCATCGCCCCATTTCGCCCCGAAAAAGAAACTGAACAGCAGGGGTGCAAATATCAGCATCAGCAAATAGGGCAGGGCTGCTACTTTCAGTAAGGATACATACGTTTTTTTGATCAATCCGTAGAAGTCGCCGCGGGCATTGAACACTTCAGTGGCTTTTTGAAAAAACACCTGCCCCGTGCTTTGCCCGATGAGTCCCATGGGCGTTGCAATGATGCGGTTCGACATGCCGTACTGACCGGCTGTGGCGGTTCCGAAAAAGCGCGTAAGCAGAAATACCGGGAGTTGGTTTGAAAGTGAATTCATGCCTTGCAGCAGGGTATTGAACAGTGGAACATCGCGGTATTTGCGTGCTACAAACAACATTTTTTTCCATGAAACGAATTTCATCATGGCGCGTGTTTCCTTCATGCTTAGGTAGATAATATGCAGGTTTCCGATGAGCTGACCGATGATTTGCCCGGCTATCAGGCCAAAGCTTTTGAACAGTGGTGCAAATCCGGCGCCTATCTGCAATGCACTCATGGTGGTTGCGCGGCTCACTTTCGACCAGGAAATGAGACTGTAGCGTTTAAAACGGTTGCACCAATAGTTGTAAGCCTGGAAAATGCCCGTAAGCAGCACGCTGAGTGGTACGAACCAAAGCCAGAAACTCATGCCTTCATCGCCCAGCAGGCGAACCACGGGATTGTGCAGCAAGGCGACAGCAACAAGCAGCAGCAAGCTTACGATAACTGTTACTGCAATACTTAATACAAAAAGATTGACAGATTCGTGTTCGTTGTCGGGCAGCATAATGGCAAGTTCGTACTGAAGCGTGCCAAGAATAGAAAGTACGGCTACGGTTGATGAAAACACGAAAAATGTACCGAAAACCTCTTCGGAGAAATACCGCGACAGGATGATGGTTGCCAGAAACGGTATGGCGCTTGATGCCAGTGAGCCGGAAAACAGCGTGAACACGTTCCTGAGGAACTCATGTTTTCTGGGTTGTCCGTCCGGGTTTTGCTTCATCAGCCAAAAATAAGAATTAACAGGTAATAATTAACAATTAATAATTATGATTTCACTGATGTTAACGCTGCTCAGACCGCTAAATTGTGATATTGAGATTTCCGGAATTGCCGATTTTCAAATTGTAAACTACTGAACAGCCAATAAGACCGCAAAGAAAACCGAATATTTTACTTAGCATTTTATTTTCAAAAAAAAAGTGTATTTTTGCGGTCTGTTATATGGTGGTCGTAGCTCAGCTGGTTAGAGCGTCAGATTGTGGTTCTGAAGGTCGCGGGTTCGAAACCCGTCTTCCACCCCGACAAAAATCCAAATTGCTGATAACGAGCGCTTTGGATTTTTTTGTTTTTCGGCTGCGTCACTTTCTGCGTCAGTAGCGTCAGTATTTGAGCTGAAAAAGTTAGATTTGCACGAAAAAATGCACCCTTTCAAAAAAGCGGAATTAGTTAAATGTGGAGGCGACCTTGCAAAAAGGTGGTACATCAAGTTCTATGTCTGGAACGCCCAAAAAGGGAAAATGGTGCGGAAGCGAGATTATTCCGTTAATGATTACCAGACCACTGATCAGAGAATAGCATACGCAAATCAGAGAATTGCGTCGATTAATACCATACTTGACGAAGGCTATCATATTGATGCGACAAAAAAAGCAGAGGACTGCATCAAGGTGACGCAAGTCATGACCATCGATGCTGCATTAAGACACGTCCTTGAAATAAAGAAGCAATCGTTCCGACGTAGCTCATACCTTTCTTTCAGCAGCACAGTTAACGGCTTTCTTGAGTGGGCAAAGAACCAACGTCTAAGCAATTCCCCCATTCATTCATTTGACAGGCTGGATGCCTTAGGTTTTATCGATTCCCTTGTGTTGAGTGAAAAACTTAATGGAAAATCTATAAACAGCAAGGTGTCTTACCTTAAATCGCTCTTCAATGAACTTAAAGAAAGGGAACTTGTAGCTGAAAATCCTTTTATGAAACTGAGGAAGCAAAAAGAGATTAAATCATATCAAAATCTGGCTTATACTAATGCTGAAATAGAAATACTAAAGAAAAGCATTCTGAATAAGGATCCGCAACTATGGACATTTATTCAGTTCATCTATTATTGCTATTTACGACCTAATGAAATCAGACTTTTAAAATTTGAGCAACTTGATCTAAAATCAGGAAAAATATTCATCCCGGCAACTATCTCAAAAAATGGGAAAGAGAGTTTTGTGGATATTCCAGAACCTTTTAAAAAATATTTAATCTCGGTAGGGTTTAATAAGAAAAATAATGGCTTTCTTTTCACTACTGGCAGCACGGATCGTTTGTTGTCAAAAAATAAAATGAGTGAAAGACACAGAAAAATTCTTGACACTCTAAAAATTGATAATCGACACACACTTTATTCATGGAAGCACACTGGGGTTGTTATGGCATACAAAGCTGGAGTTGATATGAAAAGCATCCAAAGGCAATGCAGACACAGTACCATTGATATGACTGATAACTACCTGAAGTCTCTTGGACTTTATGACAATGAAGCTTTCCTGCTGAAAATGCCGGAGATTTAGTTTTTATAGGTAGTTATAGGCAAGGCTATTGCGACCGTTCACAAACAAATTAACAGACATAAAAATATGGCGACACAAAAAAATCAAAAAGAAGCCAAATAGGTTATTGACACATTGAGAAGTGGAAATTTCTATTGTGAATGCCCATGTGGGGGTGTAAGAAGTAGTAAAATACTTCGCTTTTGCACGTTTACGTAAGGTGTTTACAGTGTTTATCTCCCCATCAGAAAAAACGGTTGGGGCGAGAAGTGCTAACTTATCAAGCTCATAGAAATGAAATACCTGGAAAGAGGCGCAACAAATACCGGCGCGGCAATGCTATTTTTCTTGCGAAAAGCAAAGGTTAATATTTTGCAGGAAAAGCACGCAGAATAATTTTAATCTATCGGACAAAGGATTCAATAACGACCAAACGCATTGATTGAAATATGTTATGTATAAATAAAAACATATACATCCACCACCCATTCAATTCGATTTAAATTTTAATCGTCACCTAACTACACTGCTTGGCACCCTCTGATAACAGGGACCAAGCAGTTTGGCCGTTGCTGAATATCGGCAGAGCCCGGTAAGCGCACCAACCTATCTAAATAATAACATATCGGCAAAAAACCATTCAGCGAGTTCGGCTCCATATGTTAATTCCGTACTGAAATCAAATGCTAAGCATGGCTATATCATGCTAAAATGACGCTTTATTGTTAATAGATGTTAAAATTCGCGTGAGCATTTAGAATAGCTGCCTTTTCTTTATCCTATTCTAAAACAATAATTTGAATTTTAAAAGCTTCTCTAACAGTAAAAATATTCACAACTTTGACCAAAAGGCAACAATCCTATAATTAGCCAATTACAGACTCCCGACTTCCAAATTTCAGCGTTTTTATGCTCGTGGCAATTCACACATCGATGCTGTATAGGACTTTACCCCGACTTGCTTTTAAATGAGCATGGCAATATCTTTATTTTATACCAAGACACAAAATCGCGAATAATCCATGAAAAAATTTCTGATTATCTGAAGTCACGACGTGTTGTATTAAACAAAAACATTATGGAAAACACAGCTACTCAAAAACAAGAATTAGAAAGTCCAGAAGTTAGGTTTAGCCAAAATACTTCACGGAGTTTGATTGAGAATATTCCCATGGGTATATTAATTACCGACCAGGATGGGTATTGCATCGTCATTAACTCCGCAATGAGTCTGCTTACCGGTTATTCAGAAGCTGAACTACTGAGTATGCACTCATCGGCTGTAATATTTTACGGAAATGACGGGATATCAGCAGCTTTTTTACGACAATTAGCTGAATCCGAAGATTCGCCGGCAGAATTGAAGGGCATTCACAAAAATGGCACGACGAGCCCTTGGTTGGTTGATGCAATGAAACTGACTGCAAACAGATATATGTATTTCATCAGGGCTAATTCAGGACGAAAGAGTGCCTTAGCTACAGGTTGTCAAAATGAATCATGGTATAAGTCGCTCTTTGAAAATGGTCATGCGGTGATGATGCTTATTCAACCCACCACCGGTGAGATTATTGAGGCGAACTCTTCAGCTTGCAAATATTATGGGTGGTCTCAGTCGCAATTGGTCGGAAAAAACATCGCAGAAATTAATTGCCTCACTCCAGAAGAGATTAAAAGTGAAATGCAATTAGCGCTAAAAAACAACAAAAAGCTCTTCAATTTTAAGCATCGGATGGCAAACGGGGAGATTCGGGACGTAGAAGTATATTCAGGTCCGGTAAATATTTCCGGAGTCAACCTGTTGTATTCTTTGGTACATGATATCACTGCCCGTAAAGCTGCCGAGGAAGAAGTGAAGGAAAAAGAAGTTCAGTACCGCAATCTTGCCAATTCGGGATTGGCCTTGATTTGGGTTGCCGGTTCCGACAAGCTATGTACTTATTTTAATGAGCCCTGGCTAAAATTTACAGGACGGAAACTGGAAGAAGCAATAGGTAACGAATGGACTAGCGACGTTCATCAGGACGACATCGCCCTGCGCACCGAAGCCTTTAACCGGGCATGGAACAACCAAGAACCGTTTGAAATCAAATACCGCTTAAAAGAATTTACCGGGGAATATAAATGGTTGCTCGATAAAGGGAGTCCAAATTACAACGGACAAGGCGAATTCATTGGATTCATTGGTCATTGTTTTGATATCAGCCGTTTAAAACAGGCTGAAAACGAATTGACCAAGAAGTCGCAGATGCTTGAGAAGCAAAATAAAAATTTCATTAGCAGGGAGCAAAAAATGATTGATCTGAAAATGGAAATTAATGAGCTCTTGAAAAAGTTGGGAAGCATTGAAAAATATAGAATTCCTAACCGGACAGATTATGATGTTATTGATGCGGCTGCAGGAGCGCACTTCAGATAATGGTGAGTCCATTTCTATAAGGTTCGCTGTGTTTTATAATGGTTTTAATTTATTTTATCGATAGGAAAGTATATCATTGGAAAGAATAATCAATTGCTTCGCTGAACAGTATAAAAAAGATTTGTCGGTTTATTCTGCTTCATTTCTGCAAAAGTGTATTTCACAGCGTATGCACAAGTACGACTTTGCGAATTTCGACGAATACGGATTGATGATAAAAAACGACGCCCTTGAAGCGGCAGAATTAATAGCTTCGCTCAATGTCCCGTTCAGCTTATTTTTCAGAAATTCAATTGATTACGCCATCCTTGAACGCTATGTATTTCCGGCCTTGTTAGTGCGGAAATCAGAAGAAAAAAAGTCGTTGCCAAGATTTTGGTCTTGCGGTTGCGCCGGAGGTCAGGAAGCCTACTCGCTGGTGTTACTTGCACATGATTTAAAACAACGGAATCAAGAGTGTGATCTACCCATCGTTTTTGCAACAGATATTTCGCAGTCAGCTCTTTTAACTGCAGAAGAAGGTATATACAGCCCTGCCGCGCTGAATAACCTTAGATATTCGCAAGTCAAAAACTATTTTAGCAAGGTGGCCGGATATTATTTTTTAAATCCTGAAATTCACAAGAATGTTGAATTCTCTAACTACAATATACTTGAAGCAGGCACATCGTCGCCACCATCTAGCATTTTTGGCGGCTTTGACCTGATATGCTGCTGCAATCTTTTGATATACTACAATGAAGATGCTCAGCGGACTATCATCAATAAACTATACAATTCACTGAACAGAAAAGGATTTTTGTTGGTTGATGAATCCGAACGCACCCTCGTTGAGAATTTCGGGGGATTTAAATTGTATTCAGCCGTAAGTAATTTATTTTTTAAACAATAATGCAATGAAGAAGGTACTACTGTTCCGAAAGATGAAGATAAGAACTCTGTTGCTGGGAGGTTTTATGGCAACGCTAATTATGGTGGTGGTGCTCGGCATAAATGCAACAAGACACTCCAACGTGCTATGGCAAAATACATCAAGCCTTTATAATAACTCGTATAAAGTAAATATGTCCATTAGGGAAATAGAACGGGATATCATTGCAATGAGCCGTTCATTTACCAGAGCCATCGCTACAGAAAATGAAGTTGATTTCAACCGTAATATTTATGATTTGGAACAAGCCAAAGGTAGGGTTAA includes the following:
- a CDS encoding PAS domain-containing protein, whose protein sequence is MENTATQKQELESPEVRFSQNTSRSLIENIPMGILITDQDGYCIVINSAMSLLTGYSEAELLSMHSSAVIFYGNDGISAAFLRQLAESEDSPAELKGIHKNGTTSPWLVDAMKLTANRYMYFIRANSGRKSALATGCQNESWYKSLFENGHAVMMLIQPTTGEIIEANSSACKYYGWSQSQLVGKNIAEINCLTPEEIKSEMQLALKNNKKLFNFKHRMANGEIRDVEVYSGPVNISGVNLLYSLVHDITARKAAEEEVKEKEVQYRNLANSGLALIWVAGSDKLCTYFNEPWLKFTGRKLEEAIGNEWTSDVHQDDIALRTEAFNRAWNNQEPFEIKYRLKEFTGEYKWLLDKGSPNYNGQGEFIGFIGHCFDISRLKQAENELTKKSQMLEKQNKNFISREQKMIDLKMEINELLKKLGSIEKYRIPNRTDYDVIDAAAGAHFR
- a CDS encoding site-specific integrase; this encodes MHEKMHPFKKAELVKCGGDLAKRWYIKFYVWNAQKGKMVRKRDYSVNDYQTTDQRIAYANQRIASINTILDEGYHIDATKKAEDCIKVTQVMTIDAALRHVLEIKKQSFRRSSYLSFSSTVNGFLEWAKNQRLSNSPIHSFDRLDALGFIDSLVLSEKLNGKSINSKVSYLKSLFNELKERELVAENPFMKLRKQKEIKSYQNLAYTNAEIEILKKSILNKDPQLWTFIQFIYYCYLRPNEIRLLKFEQLDLKSGKIFIPATISKNGKESFVDIPEPFKKYLISVGFNKKNNGFLFTTGSTDRLLSKNKMSERHRKILDTLKIDNRHTLYSWKHTGVVMAYKAGVDMKSIQRQCRHSTIDMTDNYLKSLGLYDNEAFLLKMPEI
- a CDS encoding CapA family protein; translation: MENKLELSFSGDVCLNGVFRDKTVGGEEIFSSEVSAFMRSSDFFVCNLEGPLSADAALTVSSPQGSIEYLAQRGVNTFCLANNHIFDAGIKGFDDTASAIDHLSLKRFGAGKRIEEASSVVYLEKNGLCVALIGMCHNEGMTAAAAKAGVFSEKDIALLGTRVTEAVARANRIIVVFHGGEEFTSFPSPPKRVLLKRIASIPGVDAVVCHHSHSLQGMERFGDKLIFYSLGNFVFDLEAHKPYANTRQSAILKFTITKELMFFNFFPIEIDGNKGCIEARNVPFDEEFKALCDFSDYQEKWETEAYNVLYNTPNAANDGQNKGTGLKSISPLLWPFHASFYRKLFGLAGDKYRRSLVNAALKHRRKRNA
- a CDS encoding lipopolysaccharide biosynthesis protein, with product MKQNPDGQPRKHEFLRNVFTLFSGSLASSAIPFLATIILSRYFSEEVFGTFFVFSSTVAVLSILGTLQYELAIMLPDNEHESVNLFVLSIAVTVIVSLLLLVAVALLHNPVVRLLGDEGMSFWLWFVPLSVLLTGIFQAYNYWCNRFKRYSLISWSKVSRATTMSALQIGAGFAPLFKSFGLIAGQIIGQLIGNLHIIYLSMKETRAMMKFVSWKKMLFVARKYRDVPLFNTLLQGMNSLSNQLPVFLLTRFFGTATAGQYGMSNRIIATPMGLIGQSTGQVFFQKATEVFNARGDFYGLIKKTYVSLLKVAALPYLLMLIFAPLLFSFFFGAKWGDAGIYTQVLVPWLFMMFLNSPLTFIITILNKQRQMVVYDSMLIIMRFASLYVGYKVFSSTLVCLALFSATGFLFNLVLMFYFLYISKHAYRGK
- a CDS encoding CheR family methyltransferase, whose product is MHKYDFANFDEYGLMIKNDALEAAELIASLNVPFSLFFRNSIDYAILERYVFPALLVRKSEEKKSLPRFWSCGCAGGQEAYSLVLLAHDLKQRNQECDLPIVFATDISQSALLTAEEGIYSPAALNNLRYSQVKNYFSKVAGYYFLNPEIHKNVEFSNYNILEAGTSSPPSSIFGGFDLICCCNLLIYYNEDAQRTIINKLYNSLNRKGFLLVDESERTLVENFGGFKLYSAVSNLFFKQ